The Armatimonadota bacterium genomic interval TGCGCCTCCATGATCAGCAGCATCCGCTCTATACCCGCGCCGAAACCGACCCCGGGCGTCGGCGGGCCGCCGAGCTCCTCGACCAAGCCGTCATACCTCCCGCCGCCGATGACGGTGTCCTTGGCCGCCAGCGCGTCGTGAATGATCTCGAACGCGGTGCGCGTGTAGTAGTCGAGGCCGCGCACGATGCGGGGGTTCACCTCGTAGTCCAGACCCAAGTCCGCGAGCGCCGATTTCAGGCCGTCGAAGTGAGCCTGGCAGGCCGCGCACAGGTGATCGAGGATAGCTGGGGCGTCGCGGGTCAGCTCGCGGCAGCGCTCGTTCTTATCGTCGAGGATGCGCATGGGATTGCGCTCGAAGCGCCCCTGACACACCGCGCACAGCTCCGCCACCACCGGCCGCAGAGCGTCCTGCAGCGCGCGCCGGTACTGCGGGCGGCACTCGGGGCAGCCGACGCTGTTGATCTCCAGGCGGCCGCCGGCGATGCCCAGCGCGTCGAGCAGGTCGCGGCCGAGGGCGATAATCTCCGCATCCAGCTCCGGCCCCGGCGCGCCGATGGCCTCGACCCCGACCTGGTGATGCTGGCGGTAGCGGCCGGCCTGGGGACGCTCATAGCGGAAGATGGGGGCGATGTAGTAGAGCTTGTGCGCGCCGGGGCGGCCGTACAGCTTGTGCTGCAGGTAGGCGCGCACCACCGGCGCAGTGCCCTCCGGGCGCAGGGCGAGGTCGCGGTCGCCGCGGTCCTTGAAGACGTACATCTCTTTGGCGACGATGTCGGTCTCCGCGCCCACGGCGCGGGCGAACAGGCCCATCTCCTCGAACACGGGGGTGCGAATCTCGCGGTAGCCGTAGCGCGCGCACAGGCTGCGGAAGCACGCCTCCAGCCGCTGCCAGCGCGGGGCGTCTTCCGGCAGGATATCCTGAGTGCCGCGGGGGGCTGAATAGCGCATTGTCGGGCAAGCCTCGGCTGAGGCGGGCAATCCTCGGCAAGCATAGCTTCGTCGGGAACGCGGGGTAATCCTTCCC includes:
- the hisS gene encoding histidine--tRNA ligase, whose product is MRYSAPRGTQDILPEDAPRWQRLEACFRSLCARYGYREIRTPVFEEMGLFARAVGAETDIVAKEMYVFKDRGDRDLALRPEGTAPVVRAYLQHKLYGRPGAHKLYYIAPIFRYERPQAGRYRQHHQVGVEAIGAPGPELDAEIIALGRDLLDALGIAGGRLEINSVGCPECRPQYRRALQDALRPVVAELCAVCQGRFERNPMRILDDKNERCRELTRDAPAILDHLCAACQAHFDGLKSALADLGLDYEVNPRIVRGLDYYTRTAFEIIHDALAAKDTVIGGGRYDGLVEELGGPPTPGVGFGAGIERMLLIMEAQAVAPAPAADLVYVAAADDAGRAASLRVLRDLRRAGVAADADYGARTLKAQMKEANRLGCRRVVILGADEGGKIAATMRDMTSGEQREVGLDDLVRVLNSAQ